One Calorimonas adulescens genomic region harbors:
- the yycH gene encoding two-component system activity regulator YycH, producing MSERARTTLLVFLVVLSIILSFFMWYGMTWPYVSSPTGNVQEISPAILLNILKPEKIIINFGGTTHTTMLENNSFDASWREFQNIVFSDSGNPTTVTETEFMNAMSYRSIMYMFAFPIPLSYFNDAYGKEINIPVDTVKDVIILAGNSPSFYIYDGFDKYIRMNMGYKNNGIETIISVKEDNAPLYSTAGDLGFTDKMHYDVLMPLDISKIDIPVIGVRKPDNIEMNTLVSKFFDSGSMVRRINEVSGDTVFTDGERGLKIYTDGRLEYTYSATSSARLDDVTSIKIATEFLSRYITNMNNVSLGGIVEGKDGYTINYNLRYNGLPVYSRQYGYPFIVEVKGKEVVSFKTAGLDFMPLGSSTRIFVGALDAMDASLAKGIEYWESLDMCYVVDMGKVRAAWRASDGEHTVYVDMENDNM from the coding sequence ATGTCAGAGAGAGCCAGGACCACACTGCTTGTTTTTTTAGTAGTATTGAGTATTATACTGAGCTTTTTTATGTGGTATGGCATGACCTGGCCATATGTATCATCCCCAACTGGCAACGTCCAGGAAATCTCCCCGGCTATTTTATTGAACATTTTAAAGCCTGAAAAAATTATTATAAATTTCGGTGGGACGACCCATACCACCATGCTGGAAAACAACAGTTTTGATGCCTCATGGAGGGAATTTCAGAACATTGTCTTTTCTGACAGCGGCAATCCAACAACTGTTACAGAGACTGAATTTATGAATGCCATGAGTTACAGGTCTATAATGTATATGTTTGCGTTTCCAATACCTTTATCCTATTTTAATGATGCCTATGGCAAGGAAATAAATATCCCAGTTGATACCGTAAAGGATGTCATTATCTTAGCAGGAAACAGCCCTTCATTTTACATATATGATGGCTTTGATAAATACATCAGGATGAACATGGGCTATAAAAACAATGGAATAGAGACCATCATTTCTGTAAAGGAGGACAATGCTCCCCTGTATTCTACTGCTGGCGACCTTGGGTTTACTGACAAGATGCATTATGATGTTCTTATGCCTTTGGATATAAGCAAAATAGACATACCCGTGATTGGTGTGAGGAAACCTGACAACATTGAGATGAATACACTTGTTTCTAAGTTTTTTGACAGTGGAAGCATGGTGAGGAGGATTAATGAGGTTTCTGGCGATACAGTGTTTACCGATGGGGAAAGGGGGCTTAAGATATATACTGACGGGCGGCTGGAGTATACGTACAGCGCGACGTCTTCTGCCCGTTTAGATGATGTTACATCAATAAAGATAGCCACTGAATTCCTTTCAAGATATATCACAAATATGAACAATGTAAGTCTGGGGGGTATTGTTGAGGGAAAAGATGGTTATACCATAAATTATAACTTGAGGTATAATGGGCTGCCTGTATATAGCAGACAGTATGGATACCCCTTTATCGTTGAGGTAAAAGGTAAAGAGGTTGTTTCGTTTAAAACTGCCGGACTGGATTTTATGCCTCTTGGTTCTTCTACAAGGATATTTGTGGGTGCACTGGATGCCATGGACGCTTCATTAGCAAAGGGCATAGAATACTGGGAGTCACTTGATATGTGCTATGTTGTGGATATGGGGAAGGTAAGAGCAGCATGGAGGGCATCCGACGGTGAACATACAGTATATGTCGACATGGAAAATGATAATATGTGA
- the yycI gene encoding two-component system regulatory protein YycI, which produces MDWLRAKNILIVTFIVIDVMLLVSVFMNYGVIEPLKEKQEAEDALNILKSAGVQIETEVPQKTPAMALLRVELYDYNSKNLINRILSGGYSEEISGDEHVYKTLTEVLTVAPNGDLYYKSMVPLIFNVSIEEGLLNFLTSKGLAEPGMYIDSVEKQGDTYIVKITHQVDGYFLDISYMQAKIGPHNIEIVKHWLKPVGYLQQRKRVVPAYKALLSFMSGVQAPTTVKDVKLGYYFRWDEAASGEAVPVWRISTDGDVYYFNAYTGKPER; this is translated from the coding sequence ATGGACTGGCTGAGAGCAAAAAATATCCTTATAGTCACATTTATTGTAATTGATGTCATGCTGCTTGTCAGTGTATTCATGAACTATGGTGTGATTGAGCCATTAAAGGAAAAGCAAGAGGCAGAGGATGCATTGAATATATTGAAAAGTGCAGGAGTTCAGATTGAGACGGAGGTACCTCAGAAGACGCCGGCCATGGCTCTCTTAAGGGTGGAGCTTTACGATTATAATTCTAAAAACTTGATAAATAGGATACTGTCTGGTGGTTATTCGGAAGAAATATCAGGGGATGAACATGTATATAAGACTCTTACAGAGGTGCTTACTGTAGCACCGAATGGAGATCTTTATTATAAGAGTATGGTCCCCTTGATCTTTAACGTCAGTATTGAGGAAGGGCTTCTAAACTTTTTAACCAGTAAAGGCCTGGCCGAGCCTGGTATGTATATAGATAGTGTGGAGAAACAGGGTGATACATATATTGTAAAGATTACCCATCAGGTTGATGGATATTTTCTTGATATAAGCTATATGCAGGCTAAGATAGGACCCCACAACATTGAAATAGTAAAGCACTGGTTAAAACCGGTTGGATATCTGCAGCAGAGGAAGAGAGTAGTACCTGCATATAAGGCGCTCCTCAGTTTTATGAGCGGTGTACAGGCCCCAACAACAGTAAAGGATGTAAAGCTTGGGTACTATTTCAGGTGGGACGAGGCAGCATCCGGTGAGGCCGTCCCGGTATGGCGTATATCTACTGATGGGGATGTCTATTATTTTAATGCTTATACAGGAAAACCAGAAAGATGA
- a CDS encoding UDP-N-acetylglucosamine 1-carboxyvinyltransferase: MEKFVIDGGVPLIGEVRISGAKNAAVAVIPAAIMADGICVINNLPRIKDVQNWANILKSMGIHVEFEENEMRIDGRTARPVEPPIELVQQMRASYYLVGAMLGRFKKAVVGMPGGCSIGVRPIDQHIKGFEALGAKINIEHGVIMAEAERLVGTNIFLDVVSVGATINIMLAASMAEGVTMIENAAKEPHVVDVANFLNAMGADIKGAGTDNIRIRGVKKLSGCYHTIIPDQIEAGTFMIAAAATGGDITITNVIPTHLDSIIAKLEETGTLIIPSEDSIRVIGKRPLKSTDIRTQPYPGFPTDLQQPMAVLLSVVDGTSMITENVWDNRFKYIDELKKMGLKAKVEGRSAIIEGVKNLTGAKVSATDLRAGAAMVLAGLVAHGQTEVIDIEHIDRGYEFLEEKLKNLGAKIKRVKE; encoded by the coding sequence TTGGAGAAATTCGTGATAGATGGTGGAGTGCCCCTTATAGGCGAAGTCAGAATAAGCGGTGCTAAAAATGCAGCAGTGGCAGTTATACCAGCGGCTATAATGGCTGATGGCATATGCGTTATTAATAACCTTCCCAGGATAAAAGACGTACAGAACTGGGCAAATATATTGAAGAGCATGGGGATTCATGTGGAGTTTGAAGAAAATGAGATGCGTATAGACGGGAGGACGGCCAGGCCGGTAGAGCCCCCCATAGAACTGGTGCAACAGATGAGGGCTTCCTATTATTTAGTAGGTGCTATGCTGGGCAGGTTTAAGAAAGCAGTTGTTGGCATGCCTGGTGGATGCAGCATAGGTGTAAGACCAATAGACCAGCACATAAAAGGCTTTGAAGCCCTTGGAGCAAAGATCAATATAGAACATGGAGTAATAATGGCAGAGGCAGAGAGGCTTGTAGGTACCAATATATTTCTGGATGTGGTTTCAGTAGGAGCAACTATAAATATTATGTTAGCAGCTTCTATGGCTGAAGGTGTTACGATGATTGAAAATGCGGCTAAAGAGCCTCATGTCGTGGATGTTGCCAACTTTCTTAACGCCATGGGTGCTGATATAAAAGGCGCAGGAACTGATAACATCAGGATTAGAGGAGTAAAAAAACTTTCGGGATGTTACCATACGATAATACCTGACCAGATTGAAGCTGGTACATTCATGATAGCTGCTGCAGCGACAGGTGGAGACATTACCATTACCAATGTTATCCCTACGCACCTTGACTCAATCATAGCTAAACTGGAGGAGACGGGTACTCTAATAATACCGTCAGAGGATAGCATAAGGGTGATAGGTAAAAGACCCCTAAAAAGCACAGACATAAGGACTCAGCCATATCCAGGTTTTCCCACAGACCTTCAACAACCTATGGCTGTACTGCTCTCGGTAGTTGATGGGACCAGTATGATTACAGAAAATGTATGGGATAACCGCTTTAAATATATAGATGAGCTTAAAAAAATGGGATTAAAAGCGAAAGTAGAGGGACGTTCCGCTATCATTGAAGGAGTAAAAAACCTTACTGGGGCAAAAGTGTCAGCTACAGACTTGAGAGCAGGGGCAGCCATGGTACTTGCTGGATTAGTGGCCCACGGCCAAACTGAGGTCATCGATATTGAGCATATTGACAGGGGTTACGAATTTCTTGAAGAAAAGCTGAAAAATCTTGGAGCAAAGATAAAGAGGGTGAAGGAATAA
- a CDS encoding MBL fold metallo-hydrolase — translation MTLKFCSLSSGSSGNSTYISSGSTSILVDAGFSATRIIDSIKYIGCDPSKLDAILVTHEHDDHIRGIKVLAKRYSIPILGTEGTLNSIRDRFKDIPETLIKPITKEEFTLGDLNVCPIPISHDAADPVGYSFRSKGKKISIVTDLGYISSGVVNGIKDSDLLLIESNHDVEMLKNGSYPAYLKKRILSSRGHLSNTVAAGLISFLIASKQVGIIYLGHLSQNNNKPELALNTVLNALKERNGVKYNKKDIRLTFRNGISELVEFD, via the coding sequence ATGACGTTAAAGTTCTGTTCGCTGTCCAGCGGCAGTAGTGGTAATTCTACATACATAAGTTCTGGCTCAACGAGTATACTGGTCGACGCAGGTTTTTCAGCCACAAGGATTATAGACAGCATAAAATACATAGGATGTGATCCATCAAAACTTGACGCCATCCTGGTTACCCATGAGCATGATGATCATATCAGGGGGATAAAGGTCCTTGCAAAGAGATATAGTATACCGATTTTAGGGACAGAAGGCACATTAAACTCTATAAGGGATAGATTTAAAGATATCCCTGAGACACTCATAAAACCTATCACTAAGGAGGAATTCACACTTGGAGATTTAAATGTTTGTCCTATCCCCATATCCCATGATGCGGCAGATCCTGTGGGATATAGTTTTAGGTCTAAAGGTAAAAAAATATCAATAGTTACCGATCTTGGATATATAAGTTCTGGCGTTGTTAATGGCATTAAGGACTCTGACCTTTTGCTTATCGAGTCCAACCACGATGTTGAGATGCTTAAAAATGGAAGTTATCCTGCATACCTGAAAAAGAGGATTTTGAGTTCGAGGGGGCACCTTTCTAATACTGTGGCAGCAGGGCTTATTTCATTTCTTATAGCTTCAAAACAGGTTGGCATTATATATCTGGGTCATTTGAGCCAGAATAATAATAAACCTGAGCTGGCTTTAAATACTGTGTTAAATGCACTTAAGGAACGCAATGGGGTGAAGTATAACAAAAAAGACATAAGATTGACATTCAGAAATGGTATAAGTGAGCTTGTGGAATTTGATTGA
- a CDS encoding S1C family serine protease: protein MYEDHYFKDEDGNEYRYFTPSPKRRGGNGGGGWFSYVVVAVISAVITSLVMAYIAPTYLYGKIIPMPEAPSNPQYQPIPQIVIPKDEKPTVVTAVAQKASPTVVGITTVEIGTDFFFRPVQQQGVGSGFIVDPNGYILTNNHVANQKSREITVYLADGRSMSGRTLWSDPSLDMSIIKINATNLPVAEMGNSDELVVGETAVAIGNPLGLRFQRTVTSGIISALNRTLQTEDGEILEDLIQTDASINPGNSGGPLLNAEGKVVGINTAKVTTAEGLGFAIPINIAKPILNKIINTGKFVPAYMGVVAYDKEIAGYYSDEVELQDGVYIEDVDADGPAAKAGIKSGYIITEINGQKVRNMLRFKTILYGFEPGDTVKVTCVTQDNKEKIVDVTLSSYPSNTEQ, encoded by the coding sequence ATGTATGAGGATCATTATTTTAAAGATGAAGATGGCAATGAATACAGGTATTTTACTCCATCACCTAAGAGGCGTGGTGGAAACGGTGGAGGAGGCTGGTTTTCCTATGTTGTTGTTGCTGTGATATCTGCTGTGATAACCAGTCTGGTAATGGCATATATAGCCCCAACGTATCTTTATGGCAAGATTATACCAATGCCGGAGGCTCCGTCAAATCCTCAGTATCAGCCAATTCCCCAAATTGTAATACCAAAAGATGAAAAGCCGACAGTGGTTACAGCGGTGGCTCAGAAAGCCTCTCCGACTGTGGTGGGAATAACTACGGTAGAGATAGGTACAGACTTTTTCTTCAGGCCGGTGCAACAGCAAGGCGTAGGTTCTGGGTTTATTGTAGACCCCAACGGTTATATACTTACAAATAACCATGTGGCCAATCAGAAATCAAGGGAAATAACGGTATATCTTGCTGATGGGAGGAGCATGTCCGGCAGAACACTTTGGAGTGACCCTTCACTTGATATGTCTATTATAAAAATAAACGCTACAAATCTACCTGTGGCAGAGATGGGCAATTCTGACGAACTGGTTGTAGGAGAGACAGCGGTAGCTATAGGCAATCCCTTGGGGCTAAGGTTTCAGAGAACTGTGACCTCCGGCATAATCAGTGCTTTAAACAGAACGCTGCAGACAGAGGATGGGGAGATATTAGAAGACCTTATTCAGACCGATGCCTCAATAAATCCTGGTAATTCGGGAGGGCCGTTATTAAATGCTGAGGGCAAAGTAGTGGGCATCAATACTGCCAAGGTTACAACGGCAGAGGGCCTTGGCTTTGCTATACCGATTAATATAGCAAAACCTATATTAAATAAGATAATAAATACGGGTAAATTTGTACCTGCATATATGGGCGTTGTGGCTTATGATAAAGAGATAGCAGGGTATTATAGCGATGAGGTTGAGCTTCAGGATGGTGTTTATATAGAGGATGTGGATGCTGATGGACCCGCAGCGAAGGCTGGAATAAAAAGCGGTTATATTATAACCGAGATAAATGGTCAAAAAGTACGTAACATGCTTAGGTTTAAAACCATACTCTATGGGTTTGAACCGGGTGATACAGTGAAGGTTACATGTGTTACGCAGGACAATAAGGAAAAAATAGTGGATGTTACCTTGAGTTCTTATCCATCTAATACGGAGCAATAG